The DNA window GCGATGCTACAGACACGGCCCAATATCAAATCAACCGCATTGATGTAGCAATTACGTAAGTGAAAAAGTTAGTAGTGCACAACTTCTTTCGCCTCCCACTTTGTTGTGACATCCATCCACATGACTGTCGCCGCTTCCAATGGCCTCCGACGAGCCCACCAGCAACAACATCCAGCATACTGCGCCACCAGAGCACAACACTGGCGATGTCCCTGGTGCCATGGTTGTCGATGCTGATGGTGCAGTGGTTGCTGATGCTAGTGGCACCGCAGTTGTCGATGCTGATGGCGCCACAGTTGCCAACGAGGATGCCACGCCAATTGCTGTCGTCGATTACAGGTGACCCGTGCCATTTTTCTCTAGGGGCTTGGCGTAGTGGTCTGGCCATTCCGCTCCGCTGGTGAGAGAGCAGCAACAAAGGGGAAAAATTATATTTTATCTTTCTAGAATATAACTGTAATATGATATTGCTCCTCAAACTCTAAAACTAGATTTTTTTACAACTATTCAAATTACCTTTCTGCCTTGGGTTGAAGTGGTTTCGAAGGTGGATTTATCTTTtcttttgttaaaaataaaaataatctgTTAAATACTTCATGAGGTTTTTAAACCATAGAAAAGTGTCTCTAGGCTTTaaaaattttaagaaaaaaaatctaAAGATAGACAAGGATATGGAAAatctaaataaaatatttagagcttgTCAAAATATATTTAGctatagaaaaataaaagaatatataaaataTATAAAATTCCAAAAATATTATAATCGACATCTGAGCATGTATTAGAATGATTTAAAAATTGTATAGTTTTCTATTTTCCTAGAGCTAATCATGATTTTTGGAACTTTTTATAGAGATATTTTTATGGgatctaaatattttattttggtTCATGTATCCCAATCTATCTCTTAGATATTTCGCAAAAAGTTTGGAAACTTAGTGAGATttttttatagttttaaaatattATCAAGTATTTACCAGATttttaactaaaaacaaaattgcCTCTGAACCATTTCAAACTGGGGGAGGGATGTAATTTGAACTATTTTTGAGAGTTtaggggggtggggtgggggtaaGATATCTAATTTTAAATTCAAGAAAATGTAGACTATTGTGATATTGAAGGAGTCGAAATGACTTTTGCCACAAAGAAAACTCAAGGCCGGTAACTCCTGGACTGCAGCTTGAGAAAAGCCTGCTAGGAGCCCAGCAGCAAACGGGCCACTAAACACCTTAAATATGCTTTGAGCAGACCCATTATCGCTGTTTGAGCAGGAAGTGACAAATTTTACCCAAACAAATCTAAGTTGTTCAATCAACACTCGATGTCTACTAGAAAATGTGACTGATTGGTAAGCTTAAAACCAGTGCTCTAATAAGGCGACAGATCTTTTTTAAAATCCTTAATATAACTAGTAgcgtgcccgtgctaacgccacggcaACATTCGGGGTGCAATTCAAAACCACCAAAAGATACCACAAACCGCTACTCTCTAGTTACATTCCAATGTTTTCATTTAAAAATAATTACATTGCAACTCCACTAATTAccacacaaccacatatataATTGGAAATATATATTACTAACCTCTAAAATTATTTTTGACTAAGTTGATATGTAATTTCTTGAAAGATTAAAATGATGGCAACCACCGTATACCCCTATAAGCTGTCATCGCCTCATCGAGCCTCCATTTTGCATGTCCTGAGGCGAACCACAACGTGCAGTCGGTTCCACCTCGACCACTCAGGGTCAATGCTCATTTGAAACTGACTAAACCATGCTCACAATTTCCTCTCAACCCGATCAACATTTGTACTTGTACAATGTTTTATACAAAATACTCACAACCAAGCTAGATCACTTAAGTATGTACACAGCTAAGATGATTGTCATGTACAAGTACAACCCATAACTCATGTCTTGCTTGCACAACGATAAAGTTCTTTTCAATAATGTTTTATATCTAGGAAGTCATGGAACAAAACAGCCACCATGAGCACCTTGATCTTCTTCTTGCACTTTGATCTTCCTTTTTCTCTCATCTAGTAACTTCCGTGCTTGTTGGACTGAAAAGACATAGAATTAAAGCTGCATACATTAGTGCAGACCctagaaaatagaaaaatagtCCAGCCATACACAAGCACAGTTAAAAAGAAATCACTCCATAATTTTGGATAAAAAAGCACATCAATCCATGATGGCAACAAATGATATGGATGTTAGAAAGAGAGATATGGCTCATTCAAAGCTACTGTGCTACACCTACAACTTCAAGCCATGATGGCAACACATGATGCAATATATCTGTTTCCTCTAGGCTATTCTTGCCCAGAGCTCTTGTTATATATCTAACTTTTCCATTTTTATTGCTCTATTTTCTTTTTTGTAGGGTGATAGCTGTCTCACTAAGTTACCAAGTCGTGgattcgaagcagcctctccgtagattttgTAGGGGAAGGCTTTCCTCGGTTTTTTCTTTCCCCGGACTCCACTCATGTGGGACCGCACTTTTGTAGAAGCCTCcgacactgggtctgcccttttttatgGTACACACAATAACTAATAATCATTTAACAAGACATAAAACCACTACTGCAGATATTTTTGACTCAAATTGATGTCATGTTTCTAGGTCTATGTAACACTAAGTTCCTAGTTAAGAACCAGCTAGATAATTATTAAAGTTGTGACAACTGCATatacattttttttttgtctaatcCCTTGCTTGAATGCAAGTATGTACAGGGAACTGCACAGCAAAAAGGCCTTTCACCACAGCAACGCATTTGCATTTGTTACTGGCAATCTTCTCCCAGCACAACCACTTGAGTGAGGAAATACAATGTACTACAAATCCTCCATGTTCATCTTGAATTGTAAATACATTTCTTGACGAACAGTACAAATAATATCATTTTACTACAAGATTAGAAGGTACCAGCACGAAGAACCTCCCATCTGAACCCCACTATCATCTGGACGATtacaaaacaagataaaatttataaaaaaaaaataaaatgaacaaTCAAATTCATTAAGATTCACGTCTTATTTGGTATACATCAATCAATGCAAAGGACAGTCTTAAACATACTTACTGCGCAATTCACTTGCTCGCCTTCCCGGAAAAGGTAATCCATGTCATCTTTGTTTACCCAATCTGTACCCCTCTATAGCACGCCAAAATTTTCTTGAACGCCATGATCTTGCAGTCCATGAGCAGGTTGTGCGGTCCATGACCATCTCTACCCCTCTATAATACAGGCACATGATAATCTATTTGATCAAAATATGTTCAATCTTTTGGGAGTTTTTCCTTGCCCAAGCAAGAGATACAGGCATCAGTTTACATTACCTGATGATCATCCTTGCACAAGAAGGTTCCAGGTTCCAGCAGTGAACCAAGGTCGAGTAAATATACCAAGACTATTTGCTCGGGGCTTCATATGAAACAAACAAAGAAAACCATTTTATTGACACGATTTATTGTGAATTTCTGGACTGTAAATTAGAAAGACCACCAGTGAGAATAGCGGGTTTTAAAATTCAGCAGGAAACAAAGAAATTTTCAGTGAAAATGACAGGAAAAAGAATATCGAGAACAAACCTAGATCATCAATAGTGAAGAACTCATTTTCAGTACCATCAAGCCAGCCCAGTATCATCAAATAATCTCATTTTCAGCCCGAGGTACATAGCCCATCTCTTTATACTGTGCAGAGAAAAAGAACCGCTAGTTGAATTCTAGGTTCTAGACTCAATCGTAGTCTTGCAGCTACTGCAATGGAAGAACGAAGTATCAGGTTGTCTACTGGATTCAGAACAAACAAAAAGGCTGAGCTTTTACCCCACGGAGACATCCCTGATGCCGAACATGGTGAAGTAGGACCGGTCGTCGATCTCGGCACCGTACGGTGGCCGCTTCCGCTGGAGCACGTCCCTATGCTCGGACTCCGTCCTCTGGGGCCCGCGTCCTCGTCCCCAGCGGCCACTACCGCCGCGAACACGTAGTGCTCCTCGCGCCGGCCCGCTGGAGCACGAGCAGATCTGGGTGGTGGAGACGCCCGACGCAGCGTGGCCCAACCCGCGTCGCCGTCAATGCAGTTGCCATGTCTGGCGGCGCAGATCCACCCGTGACGCGGATGTCGAAGGGAGAGAGGAGGGCGATGGGGAGAAGAGAGGTTGCGAGTCGCGACTCGGCGGCTCGCGACGGGGAGAAGGGACCGCCATCGCGTTGCCGATTTGGACGAGAGAGGAGGGTGATGGGGGGAAGAGGGATCGGTACCGTGAGGGAAGGGGAGAGATTCCAGGCTTCGATCGGTTCTTCTCGTGCGTTTCCTTGTGTGGGAGGTCCGCGGAAGGCGACGGAGTGATGACTCGTCAGATTTGGATGAGTAACGGTGAGAACGAGTAAGAGATAATCTGGTGTATTTATTTTTATGATGTTATATTTTTTAGGTGTATTTATAgtgtggatgtagcataggtcatgactgtgGAGCAGGTATTTGTTGTGTGACTatagatttattctaactggtgtattatagggtaggATAGATTACGTGGCTATAGGGTAGGATAGAttatgtgccaaatttgaacttATCTCAAAACGAAAAAGATATATAATATATTGCACAATTCCTATCTATCAGTCGCCTGATTTTTTTAGTCCATTCAGGCGACGCCGTGAACTCGTGCCATCACTGGTGCGTTCCGTGGTGCTAGAAAAGCTGGTGCATCGTCGGAGCGACGACGCTGTTGCAGCACGCGTGCACCTGCGAATGCTGAAGCTATGCGACGGAGCATGTATGAGGCAAAAGAGGCGGATTTCCTTGGATGCTCCTATCATTAACGTGCTGAGTAGTACTAGTAGGCTAGTAGTAGCTAGATTATTTTGTTAATTGTTTTTTTTGTCatactatttttttttttgtctttgtcTACCTACAGAAAACAATTATACaatgttaattgtctttgtgccaatATAGATCAAATTTTTTCAGTTGTGTAGTTTTGTCTAGCGGGTTTTTTATTCTCGGACCTGAAAATTGCAGATTATGGCCTACAGAAATTGCGATAAACTAAAGCTGCAATTTTAACATAAAACATGTGCAATAACCGTCTCCTGAAATGAAGCTAAAATTCAGTCACCTGAATTTTAGCAACTCCCAATATATTGTGTCAAATTAACAGGACAAATGCATGCAGTTCCATTTCTATCTTATTTTTCGGAAATTTTATGCATTcattgtatgtatatatatatatatatatatatatatatatatatatatatatatatatatatatataataaaactatAATAGGTAAGAAAGccgaagaaaaaaaatcatcagtcATACTACTCCTTTGTATGTACTTTTACATTGTCTTATTATTCTTTTGGTGGACCGTGCTGAGCTGCAACTCCATGTTCGTCGTGCACGTCGACACGGGCTGCGTGCCCTTGCCCCGCCGCCTCGGCGCCCGCGCCGTCCGCCGCCGTGCCCTCCACCTCGGCCCTGACCACcttctccatggtcatggcgcCGACGTCGGACGCGGCCCTGGCGACGGCGCCGACGGCGGCCGACACCCAGGCGGTGCCGCGAGACGCGTAGGGGCTGCCCGCCACGACCTCCCCGGCCGCGGAGAAGGCGCCCCAGGCGCGCTCCGTGACCTGGAACCGCTCGTCGacgccgcgcgccgcgccgcggGCCGCGGCCGTGCCGAGGCTGAACTTGTCGCTGAGCCCCAGGCGGCGGTCCAGCGACGCCACCCGCGCCGTCACCGTGGACAGCAGCTGCTGGTGCCGGCCGTCGAACGACTGCGCGCGCCGCAGCGCGTCCTTGCTCAGCACGAAGCCCTTGGCCAGCATGGTGCTCACCACCTCCTCCGCCTTCTTCACGGCCTCCCTGGTCGGCGTTCCTGGCGCCGGTGACCTTACTTCTGGATGGGAGTAGGCTTCCGGTGGCAGTTCGTAGTCTTCCACTGGTGCGATGTTCACAGGAACATCGCCACACATGCTTGATCCCTGCAACCAAGCatattcaagatttcatttttggAATCAAGAGGTCAACTAGAAACGATTTACTGAAAGTTAGCAAAAAATGTTCAGAGATAGATGTTGGACTGCCGGAAGGTGTGCATACAGAGAGGAGCAGAGCCGTGTCAGCTCCATGGAACTCCTTGAAGGTGACATAAGCAACCTGAGACGTCTCTGAGTCCCTTCGCATCTCGACGTACTCGATCTCGCCAGAGAAGGAGAAGAACTCCTTCATGTTCTCTGCTGTTGCTGACAGAGGCACATTGGTCACCTTGATCGTTCTGACCTGAAGCAGAGAGAACATCATATCACACATTAGATCAATCAATGAATGAGCTTTTGTTATTTTATTAGCTTGTACTTGTGCAGAACGAAAAATATGTTACGTTGACACACTGAATATGTTGCTGAGCATTGTTCACTGATTTGATCTTTTTGCCAAAGAAAACAGTTTTTGAGGTATGACCGTATGGGCATCGACTAGGTTTTTTGCCTACTCTGGCGGTGCTCCTAGGAAAACCAGACCCACAGCAAAGGCCAGCTGCTGCAGACGAAACCTCCAGAGTCGCGAAACCCGTAAACCAACCCAACCCAGCACCTCACTGAACCTGCTCTGAAACCACCGGAAACCAACCCATATACTAGACACACGGGTTGGGTTGAAAATTAACAATAACCGGGTAAACCCGGACCATGTACAGGCCTAAGTAGACGCAACACAGATGATATTTTCcgccaaaaaaaaacaaaaaaaaaaacacatgaaccATATGAGCAGCAATGCAGGATAGTGATGATGCAGGGAGATGGATCGTCCGACTCACGTCTGAGACATCGATGGTCCAATTGGGGGAAGTGCAGAGCtgtggtgatggtgatggtgatggtgagGTGCAAAGTTCAGCAGGAGCTACTCCTATCCTCAAACAGCCAGGGCCCAGCCGGACCTGCATTAGCAGACATGCACACGACGATCATCAGCTAATCAAGGGAGGGCTTATGGTTTATTATCTTCCTGGAACTGAAGCAAAGGCACCTAGCAAGCATCCTGAGACTAAGTTGGAAAATACAGTGATGAATAATAGTTTAATAGGCCTCGTCAGTCAGGTGCGTCCCTAGCCAGATGCGCTTTTCGTTCAGCACTGTAAGAAAATCTCATGGATCCGATCCTAGCTAAAAACACACACGCTGTTACTAATGTGTGTGTATGATGACGGGGGCTTTGGTTTCGACGATCGATTTCACTGCATGCATGCATTAGTGTCTGCTTTCCGATTCTGAAAAAATCTCATGCATGTATGATTTCACTGCATTTATTCCATATTTCCATTACATCTCGTTTATTTACGACTCAGGAAGGGAGAAAAATTATTGTTTCATGATGGATGACCAAGATAATAGTGACCAACATCGACAAAATGTGTAGATCAATTGGAACGAACTGAGAGAAAAAAACAATTGGGGAAAAAACAGGCTGTATATAACAACTGAATATATCAATGCAGCAGTATCCAAGCGCGGCCACTCACCGCCATGAACACacccacgacgacggagccgggTTAATTAAGCCACGGTGATGGATTGGATCAATCTGCGGCGACACGGCAGGGTACACGAGTGCGGCGCTCCTGGTGCTCACCGGCGTGTTCGTGTCGGAGGGAGAGAGAAATAGCGAATGAGACAGTGGTTGGAGCAGCGGCAACTTCGGTCCAGTCCAGAACCGCTTCTAACGGGCAAAGCACTGAGCACTTGTCCACAGCTCATTTCATGTCCTGACCACACACACATGGTAGTATATATATGGATGGAACTTTGCCTAGCCGTTGACGTCGGAAGTGGTCCGAATCACACACCAGTAGGGCATTGGATGTCCGGGCTGCTACGGACCGAAGAACGCAGCAAGATGTcactctttcgtggtgaagaacgaagagatttacaagcaaaccaccaaggataaccaacgtgcttgcatgacgaagaaccggctagttttcagACAAACTAGCAAAGAACCCGTGGAAGCTCTTGTccgggagggaccccgtcagggcTAGGACGTcgccgggttgccctaggtcggccggcaagcctagggcgcTATCCATAGTCgtcggatcaagggatgaacaaCATGGGGTTGGAGAAAAGGAtaaaagggttggagtagaggtaATATATTGAtttgtatgacgattggatagatggaaaCTCAATCGGTCATATACCCCTTATTTTATAAGGGgtaggggtggtcttatcccatacAAAAACCAAGTGGTACTATTATCATGTCGCTCTATGGAGTTTTCTTTAGATTGGGTTAAAACTGTCATGGTCCTATGTAAATTGGTTTGAGCCCAATTTgagtgtcaacatatgcccccctgttttcaggtgaatgatgcatgaacctgaaaacacaatttaaaaaccaaacagcgacgatacccatctcatcggctgcttagtgcctaagggcgatgtatacatcAACCATTTTTattctaagggcgatacatgtatcggccattgcttggagagcacttaggcttcttgccaaacacttggaaagtacTTTTTCAAATACCCCCGTTGAATCCTCTTGTGAGACATGTTCACCTTGTAATGTCTCTAGCAGATAGGAATTACCGAATATGACTTTGATCACTTTGTAAGGACCTTCTCAACTTGGTGACCTCTTGCCAAATtgattgctcttcgatccaattggAAGTATGGTTTTCCACACTAATACTCCCACTTGGAAAGACGATTTGCTCTTGACTTTCTTGTTATATGCCTTGGCAACTCGAGCCTTGTCTTTTtctatttccttgagagcttttaatctcacatcagtcacctcattgatattatccatcatcaagtcatgatacACAACAACAGATAAATCATTTTGTTAAGCAAGcctgtatgcatccaaattcactttGACGGATAACACAGCCTCTTGACCATATAccaactcaaaaggagtaacttttgtagcaccatgccttgaaatacgatgtgcccatagagcttcagataaaacctcatgtcacCTCCTTGGATTATCTCCAATCTTCATCTTGATGAGCTTGATCAAAATCCATAGACTTCTCCCATAACCATCTTTGCTTGATCAGATCCTAAACATTTAGTTAACAAGTCTTTGGAAATTCTTCGGTATAGCTCATCTCCGCCGAATACTTTACCAACTTTGGCATTTGGATCATGTAAATATTGCAATACGGGAGTCCTCTAATCATCCAAATTGGCCATGTTATTGCTGGAAATCAAGTTGGGTCGATTTGGTAATTCCTCGGCGAGCCGACCCATCGAGCCAGAGGAGAGTCAGCTTAGCAACTTGGTGAGTCGGCTCAGCCGACTAGGGGAGTCGGCTCAGCCGACTCAGGGAGTCAACTCAGCCGACTCTGTTGCTTCTGCACACAAAACAACAAAGTTTTCTTGCATCAGCCTTTCTTTGATGTGAAAATTACGCTCACCGATGTCAAAGCCAGATGCTTATTAAACTAACATGTTGACCTTAAAATTCTCATGCCTTGTGAaggggactgtgacgcctaagaggggggggggtgaattaggcaacttaaaaatctaactcttaactatggcctctttttctaaccttagcaaaacctatgcaaaagataaactatcttaatgtgcaactacggttttgctagtatgttgctatctctaccgcaaaaggagtaatacaatcaatgtaaatgcagaagctaaagagcaaggtagagatatgcaaactcccttcgacgactccggtatttttaccgaggtatcgagaagcgctcaagctccTCCCTAgtactcgttggagcccctcgcaaggaatccctcgcaagggtcaaggtcccggtcaggtaactccatggatagcctcgggccctccccacgcgcaagtgggtctccgacgtgccttccggcaagcctctcctagatgctccccgccgtcttcactatcaagctttcggccgaaacaccgtgggccttgttccctctagtacacggtggcggccacaccacaaatgcggttgccgtgatctcgcaagactacaagcccctccgatgtacaacaatggtgcgcgcaagtacCGAGTGATaataggtatgcaaacctcactaaacactaggcctaaacctagagcaagcgcataagcagtggtctaatcaacctaagcacttcgcaaagcatctacgctaatcacctaataaaacactaagcactatacaagtggagatcactaaaatggtgtatcaacacccttggtatgtttccttaactCCACAcctctcatttggccggttgggggttgtatttataagccccactgagaaagtagccgttgtggtcgaaatcccgcttttctgctactgaccggacgcgtccggtcgtcccgaccgttggagccgcgatccactgatcggacgctgtcagcgtccggtcacatgccaccggatgcgtccagtcatatttttgccgctctggaatctctctgtactcgatcggactctgctgtcctacgtccggtcgatctgccgccagcgtccggtcactgctactgccgagcctcttgatcggggcatccggtcactgtgctaccaacatccggtctagcgtccggtcacttctgtgagctcgtttcttcgtgatcttgcttatggcttggtttctatcttcatgcttggactttgcttgatatcttgggtcttctcttgtgcttctaaggtcttgcttatggtgttgatcatcggattatcatgtcgccttcatccaagtcacgtcttgcatcctattgaactacaaaacaatcacttacaaattcattagtccaatttggttgtgttggtcatcaaacaccaaaatccaaagtaaatgggccaagggtaaGTTTTCCttaccaaagcaagcaaataataaaaatttggaatttaaaaactgtctacttgctaggatgcaatgcaaggggcaaggttatatgatgctaaaagatactacttgtaagactaaaagatactacataaaaacttatctggCCCTTGCAAAAtgcccccatgtggcattatggatttaagccttgcttcctacaaattctccccattacatacgcaatccataatccactatcctccattTCTTGGACCATTtccacttgtagacaccacttgtagaccattgcAACTTGTAAATTatcatgatctagcttttggtcctacaaattaatgcttgcttttggtcctttaaattctccccctttagaatcaaacaccgaaaaggaagacattagtagcacaaggaagggtcaaactttgtgatcctttgtatgtagagtggaataggtcacaaaatttgactctcacattatatagattaagctctccctaaatatatgtatacatatggtagaaggcaaagtatatgcataattagcaagttGTTACTCAAGGGaattttaatctatataatgcatggagaaagcatataaatgtcaaaatgaaatcaacatgatgatatcggtttagaaataccacatgcggaaaccaatttgatttctaccacttgcaataggtggtggatatttgaagtatgatgcttaactctggggactccattttccttgcaatgagacaactacatgataagcttgaaaagatgttagtctcaaagcatccaacttgtagagtaacctccccctaaatttatgcacacaagtatgaaatacttgtaggaaacatgcacattgatttagaataaaaaatactacttgaaagatgacatcacatgtgagagtcattttcaaagGCAATATTCAGGAGAAACTATCTACAAGTTGGTctatggcacatattagatgaacaatcgaaagataagctatgtgccgtgctcctaaacaattttaaaccatgtaggtttgctccaagggttaagaatgaaaccgagcaagcctaccataagatatacctagtgtatgcatgacaaaagatataagcatgcaa is part of the Miscanthus floridulus cultivar M001 chromosome 9, ASM1932011v1, whole genome shotgun sequence genome and encodes:
- the LOC136482420 gene encoding binding partner of ACD11 1-like isoform X1, translating into MAVRLGPGCLRIGVAPAELCTSPSPSPSPQLCTSPNWTIDVSDVRTIKVTNVPLSATAENMKEFFSFSGEIEYVEMRRDSETSQVAYVTFKEFHGADTALLLSGSSMCGDVPVNIAPVEDYELPPEAYSHPEVRSPAPGTPTREAVKKAEEVVSTMLAKGFVLSKDALRRAQSFDGRHQQLLSTVTARVASLDRRLGLSDKFSLGTAAARGAARGVDERFQVTERAWGAFSAAGEVVAGSPYASRGTAWVSAAVGAVARAASDVGAMTMEKVVRAEVEGTAADGAGAEAAGQGHAARVDVHDEHGVAAQHGPPKE
- the LOC136482420 gene encoding binding partner of ACD11 1-like isoform X3 translates to MAVRTIKVTNVPLSATAENMKEFFSFSGEIEYVEMRRDSETSQVAYVTFKEFHGADTALLLSGSSMCGDVPVNIAPVEDYELPPEAYSHPEVRSPAPGTPTREAVKKAEEVVSTMLAKGFVLSKDALRRAQSFDGRHQQLLSTVTARVASLDRRLGLSDKFSLGTAAARGAARGVDERFQVTERAWGAFSAAGEVVAGSPYASRGTAWVSAAVGAVARAASDVGAMTMEKVVRAEVEGTAADGAGAEAAGQGHAARVDVHDEHGVAAQHGPPKE
- the LOC136482420 gene encoding binding partner of ACD11 1-like isoform X2, with translation MQVRLGPGCLRIGVAPAELCTSPSPSPSPQLCTSPNWTIDVSDVRTIKVTNVPLSATAENMKEFFSFSGEIEYVEMRRDSETSQVAYVTFKEFHGADTALLLSGSSMCGDVPVNIAPVEDYELPPEAYSHPEVRSPAPGTPTREAVKKAEEVVSTMLAKGFVLSKDALRRAQSFDGRHQQLLSTVTARVASLDRRLGLSDKFSLGTAAARGAARGVDERFQVTERAWGAFSAAGEVVAGSPYASRGTAWVSAAVGAVARAASDVGAMTMEKVVRAEVEGTAADGAGAEAAGQGHAARVDVHDEHGVAAQHGPPKE